The Cryptococcus depauperatus CBS 7841 chromosome 7, complete sequence genome window below encodes:
- a CDS encoding triose-phosphate isomerase, with protein sequence MASRKFFVGGNFKMNGSLESIEKIVQGINAAKLDGSSEIVVAPPALYLLKVQSALQAPAQVSAQNAYNVASGAFTGEIAPQQLKDAGIHWVILGHSERRSLFGDTDKLVAEKVKAAIDAGLSVIACIGESLEERESGKTKAVVERQLEAIAAAITADAWKDIVIAYEPVWAIGTGKVATVDQAQEVHNDIRKWLSARVSPEAAQLTRIIYGGSVNGKNCVELAKAKDIDGFLVGGASLKPEFIDICKAHKG encoded by the exons ATGGCTTCTCGAAAATTCTTTGTTGG GGGCAACTTCAAGATGAATGGCTCGCTTGAGTCTATTGAGAAAATTGTTCAAGGTATCAATGCGGCCAAGCTCGACGGTTCCAGCG AGATTGTTGTTGCTCCCCCAGCTCTTTACCTCCTCAAGGTCCAGTCCGCGCTCCAAGCTCCTGCTCAGGTTTCCGCCCAAAATGCTTACAATGTAGCGTCCGGTGCTTTCACCGGCGAGATTGCGCCCCAGCAACTGAAAGATGCTGGTATTCATTGGGTCATTTTAGGACACTCTGAGAGGCGAAGCTTGTTTGGGGACACTGACAAGCTTGTTGCTGAAAAG GTTAAGGCGGCTATTGATGCTGGTCTTTCAGTCATTGCCTGTATAGGCGAGTCGCTTGAAGAGCGAGAGTCTGGCAAGACCAAGGCGGTTGTTGAGCGACAATTGGAGGCCATCGCGGCCGCTATCACTGCCGACGCCTGGAA GGACATTGTCATTGCTT ACGAGCCTGTCTGGGCCATTGGTACCGGTAAAGTTGCCACGGTCGaccaagctcaagaagtTCACAATGACATCCGAAAATGGCTCTCTGCACGTGTCTCCCCTGAAGCTGCCCAATTAACTCGGATTATCTACGGTGGCTCTGTTAATGGCAAAAATTGCGTGGAGCTCGCCAAGGCTAAAGACATTGACGGCTTCCTTGTTGGTGGCGCCAGTTTGAAACCCGAGTTTATTGATATTTGCAAAGCCCATAAGGGGTAA